In the Podospora bellae-mahoneyi strain CBS 112042 chromosome 4, whole genome shotgun sequence genome, one interval contains:
- a CDS encoding hypothetical protein (COG:G; CAZy:GH18; EggNog:ENOG503NUVP) gives MKAFLCALVATGAAGALANDVFSSALSHPVVNARGVEDELDKWLSAVQAQPIEALQSCPISCRKAGEDPWYLFPDVSQLASCNETMLLNMVVQMAEDKETPTVIRACTADYETSGSVKAAFMPDETQASLCTTANKVLEVTSVHIHHPGKAGDFSVNHLLSAGRQVKSYLVSQKPSCTNNAIAFGYSQTSLIGLFAGAEVHQHGVTSDVLDAFLKHAQDKSISGTTVVQLCGAKNRGADYSIGIVASSAKNLELVQEVVKTWADGKCVSQAGVGVDWMTVTLRVPSPVEELSRNGTISNGTSISHQSSPRDLVGRSARLSPRADCRFTTVQAGEGCFAVAGRCGISQTQLASYNRKDLCQSLILGERVCCSSGTLPSTLPPGNSDGTCKTRQVVLGDDCGSLANKCGISGDDFTKANPQSSLCSTLAEGQHVCCSQGKLPDLRPKKGADGYCAVYETKRDDSCAKIAASNMLTVTELENFNKNTWGWNGCKLLYPDFNMCVSDGAAPMPAIVPNAICGPTMNGTVRPPVGTNISTLNPCPLNVCCNIWGQCGMTDDFCVISRSETGAPGSSAPGKSGCISNCGRDIIKGSTPPARFKLGYFEGWNFNRECLTMDASQIDTNTYTHIHFAFPNVTRGDFRIEITDPLVKEQFEAFKQLQGVKKIVSLGGWDFSALPGTFDILREAAQPRNRDVFKRNIISFINEHNLDGIDLDWEYPGAPDIPDIPADDPVNGLNYYRLLASIKQEVGTSKTVSFAAPASFWYLRAFPIKQMAEALDYIVFMTYDLHGQWDAGNKWTSPGCPSGSCLRSHVNETETKDALSMITKAGAPSNKILVGVTSYGRSFKMAQAGCDGENCLFTGDNRNSQAAKGRCTAFSGYIANAELDEIIASGRVNKRYTKEGSNIMVYDDTEWVAWMDNEMKAKRTEFYHSHNFLGTTDWAVDLQEWLDGSGSITDDTEDKLIYEELPACTGQYTTLKQLEDRKGSIPSHCLEQYIVDVQVAIFDGALKKYQKLIDDGYDKKFSVWEGYVKEQIPGQIKNFMATDKVDKYFKCGEMKTVTCCDTCTNAWCGAACERFAGCKNGKQMVPRDKCPRVEFDPEPGFNSKHPNTTFTLTDRDGFFKDIFDTWGIEKDWIRFSKRQMSLANGCQFLDADKVRDCINWNSIHFHDFPTMDSGKVRLSNPKDVITEALPGAQDLLNRYRDMKVFAEFEHDIEMSDLTDAGSLPAFAVEEAVAQMDKIVEEAKEIEKRRREEFILNMIMGFLFFIPFIGPTGGGLIATSVRGLLTLIGVAGEVGMAVYSVVKDPDNAFTTVVSTLLGMGFSRGGFRGAANTRRGMSSTEYNSLGNIKPKLDTIGNIRGGMCAL, from the exons ATGAAGGCGTTTCTATGCGCCCTCGTAGCCACAGGGGCAGCCGGGGCCTTGGCAAACGACGTATTCTCCTCTGCTCTCTCCCATCCCGTTGTCAACGCCCggggagtggaggatgagctcGACAAGTGGCTCTCCGCAGTACAAGCGCAGCCTATCGAGGCACTGCAATCATGTCCTATTTCCTGCCGTAAGGCGGGCGAGGACCCGTGGTACCTGTTTCCAGATGTGTCTCAACTGGCATCTTGCAACGAGACCATGCTGCTAAACATGGTCGTCCAAATGgccgaggacaaggagacgCCCACCGTCATCAGGGCATGCACAGCAGACTACGAGACTTCAGGCTCTGTGAAGGCTGCCTTCATGCCGGACGAGACCCAGGCGTCCTTGTGCACAACCGCCAACAAGGTCTTGGAAGTAACCTCAGTCCACATTCACCACCCCGGCAAGGCTGGCGACTTCTCGGTGAACCACCTGTTATCCGCTGGTCGCCAGGTGAAGAGCTACCTCGTGTCTCAAAAGCCGTCATGCACCAACAATGCCATTGCCTTTGGCTACTCGCAAACGTCACTTATCGGTCTTTTCGCCGGCGCCGAGGTACACCAGCATGGTGTGACATCAGATGTGCTTGATGCTTTCCTCAAGCATGCCCAAGACAAGTCCATCTCGGGAACTACTGTGGTGCAGCTGTGTGGAGCCAAGAACCGAGGTGCCGACTACAGCATTGGCATCGTGGCCAGCAGCGCCAAGAATCTCGAACTTGTCCAGGAGGTGGTCAAGACATGGGCCGACGGCAAATGTGTCTCCCAGGCGGGCGTGGGTGTGGACTGGATGACGGTCACTCTACGCGTTCCGAGTCCCGTAGAGGAACTGTCCAGGAACGGCACCATTTCGAACGGAACCAGCATCTCTCACCAGTCGAGTCCTCGTGATCTCGTAGGCCGCTCTGCGAGACTCAGCCCGCGGGCCGACTGCAGGTTCACCACTGTGCAAGCAGGCGAGGGTTGCTTTGCTGTGGCAGGACGATGCGGGATTTCACAGACCCAGCTAGCATCCTACAACCGAAAAGATCTTTGCCAATCGCTCATTTTAGGCGAGCGAGTCTGTTGCAGCAGCGGCACTCTGCCCAGTACCCTTCCTCCTGGGAACTCGGACGGCACGTGCAAGACGCGCCAGGTTGTATTGGGCGACGACTGTGGTTCACTGGCCAACAAATGT GGAATCTCTGGAGATGACTTTACCAAGGCCAATCCTCAGAGCAGTCTGTGCTCCACCCTTGCCGAGGGTCAACATGTGTGTTGTAGTCAGGGGAAGTTGCCCGACTTGAGACCCAAGAAGGGCGCCGACGGCTACTGCGCTGTCTACGAAACCAAAAGGGACGACAGCTGTGCCAAAATCGCAGCGAGCAACATGCTCACCGTGACGGAGCTCGAGAACTTCAACAAGAACACGTGGGGCTGGAACGGCTGCAAGCTGCTGTACCCCGATTTCAACATGTGTGTCAGCGACGGAGCTGCCCCCATGCCTGCTATTGTTCCC AATGCAATTTGCGGACCGACCATGAACGGCACCGTCCGGCCCCCTGTAGGGACCAACATCAGCACGTTAAACCCGTGTCCCCTCAACGTGTGCTGTAATATCTGGGGGCAGTGCGGCATGACGGATGACTTTTGTGTCATTTCCAGGTCGGAGACGGGTGCTCCGGGTTCTTCGGCGCCGGGAAAATCAGGATGCATCAGCAACTGCGGCAGAGACATCATCAAGGGTTCCACGCCGCCGGCCAGGTTCAAGCTTGGCTACTTTGAGGGCTGGAACTTCAACCGCGAGTGCTTGACCATGGATGCCAGCCAGATCGACACCAACACATACACCCACATTCACTTTGCTTTCCCCAACGTCACGCGTGGCGACTTTCGCATTGAGATCACGGACCCCCTGGTGAAGGAGCAGTTTGAGGCCTTCAAGCAGCTCCAGGGTGTCAAAAAGATTGTATCGCTTGGCGGATGGGATTTCTCTGCTTTGCCCGGCACGTTCGATATTCTACGCGAAGCTGCCCAACCACGCAATCGCGACGTGTTCAAGCGGAATATCATCTCCTTTATAAACGAGCACAATCTAGATGGCATCGATCTCGACTGGGAATACCCAGGAGCCCCTGACATCCCTGACATCCCCGCTGACGATCCGGTCAATGGTCTCAACTACTACCGACTCTTGGCCAGCATCAAGCAGGAGGTAGGCACGTCCAAGACGGTCTCGTTCGCAGCCCCGGCGTCCTTCTGGTACCTCCGTGCCTTCCCCATCAAGCAAATGGCGGAAGCCCTGGATTACATCGTCTTCATGACATATGACTTGCACGGCCAGTGGGATGCTGGTAACAAGTGGACATCTCCCGGTTGCCCGAGTGGCAGCTGCCTGCGGTCCCATGTCAACGAGACCGAGACCAAGGACGCACTTTCCATGATCACCAAGGCTGGTgccccctccaacaagaTCTTGGTCGGTGTGACGAGCTATGGGCGGTCTTTCAAGATGGCCCAGGCCGGCTGTGATGGCGAGAACTGTCTGTTCACGGGCGATAACCGCAATTCCCAGGCCGCCAAAGGCCGGTGCACAGCATTTTCCGGCTACATTGCCAATGCCGAACTCGACGAGATCATTGCTTCCGGCAGGGTCAACAAGCGATACACAAAAGAAGGCTCCAATATCATGGTGTACGACGACACAGAATGGGTGGCCTGGATGGACAACGAGATGAAGGCGAAGAGAACAGAGTTCTACCACTCGCACAACTTTTTGGGCACGACAGATTGGGCCGTAGACCTTCAAGAGTGGTTGGATGGGTCTGGCAGCATCACGGACGACACCGAGGACAAACTGATCTACGAGGAGCTCCCTGCTTGCACAGGGCAATACACCACACTCAAGCAGCTCGAGGACCGTAAGGGGTCTATTCCGTCGCACTGCCTGGAACAATACATCGTCGATGTCCAGGTTGCCATTTTCGACGGCGCGCTCAAGAAGTACCAGAAGCTCATCGATGATGGCTACGACAAGAAGTTCTCGGTTTGGGAGGGCTATGTCAAGGAGCAGATCCCCGGGCAGATCAAGAATTTCATGGCCACCGACAAGGTCGACAAGTACTTCAAGTGCGGCGAGATGAAGACAGTTACCTGCTGTGACACATGCACCAACGCGTGGTGTGGAGCCGCGTGTGAAAGATTTGCTGGCTGTAAGAATGGAAAGCAAATGGTACCCAGGGACAAATGCCCCAGGGTCGAATTTGATCCTGAGCCGGGCTTCAACAGTAAacaccccaacaccacttTCACGCTGACGGACCGGGACGGCTTCTTCAAGGATATCTTTGACACATGGGGCATTGAGAAGGACTGGATCAGGTTTTCCAAACGCCAGATGTCGCTCGCCAACGGGTGCCAGTTCTTGGACGCGGACAAGGTCAGGGACTGCATCAACTGGAACAGTATACATTTCCACGACTTCCCCACCATGGACAGCGGCAAAGTGAGGCTCAGCAACCCCAAAGACGTCATTACCGAGGCCCTTCCCGGGGCGCAGGACCTGCTCAACCGCTACCGCGACATGAAGGTGTTCGCCGAGTTTGAGCACGACATTGAAATGTCTGACCTTACCGACGCTGGCTCGCTGCCGGCCTTTGCCGTGGAAGAGGCTGTTGCACAAATGGACAAGATTGTCGAAGAGGCCAAGGAGAtcgagaagaggaggcgggaAGAATTCATCCTGAACATGATCATGGGTTTCCTATTCTTCATTCCCTTCATCGGACCTACCGGAGGCGGTCTCATTGCGACGAGCGTGCGTGGGCTGCTGACGCTCATTGGCGTTGCCGGCGAAGTCGGCATGGCTGTGTACAGCGTCGTCAAGGACCCGGACAACGCATTTACCACTGTCGTCAGCACACTGTTGGGCATGGGCTTCAGCCGCGGCGGCTTTCGGGGTGCGGCCAACACGAGGCGGGGGATGAGCTCGACGGAGTACAACAGCCTTGGTAACATCAAGCCCAAGCTTGACACAATTGGTAATATTCGGGGTGGCATGTGTGCTCTGTGA
- a CDS encoding hypothetical protein (EggNog:ENOG503PF8M), producing the protein MEDDEDNKIIIKDIQFGFRRFRAPAKRIYGNRNIFLLDVPPNPIASWLSFWMPQLVRSWLQRLLPEWFLPTSVILKERNPTKADSYENEIATYLHLRSLQGTHIPRLFGEVAVSDPHAQRYQISKRPIPAILLENIEGVSLHNLPIKELRNLPLVEELQNIYALLTKGGVVHGDPRLHNFLRVNKRIVAIDFEFSRPLSSKITNEDELETLKIEIEKRKRQAQGAELEHPVQGPVILNSLRVRESSGTTTHDKQRGDERPLYPWGSAT; encoded by the exons ATggaagacgatgaagatAACAAGATAATTATTAAG GACATACAGTTTGGCTTCCGACGTTTTCGAGCACCTGCAAAACGAATCTACGGGAATCGGAATATCTTTCTCTTGGATGTCCCGCCGAATCCAATTGCTAGCTGGTTATCATTTTGGATGCCGCAGCTCGTCCGCTCTTGGCTACAGCGATTGCTGCCAGAGTGGTTCTTACCGACAAGTGTTATTCTAAAGGAGCGAAACCCGACCAAGGCTGATAGTTACGAAAACGAAATTGCTACATACCTGCATCTTCGATCCCTCCAGGGCACCCACATCCCGCGTTTGTTTGGTGAAGTAGCCGTCAGCGACCCCCACGCGCAGAGATACCAGATCAGCAAGCGACCCATTCCTGCTATCCTCCTGGAAAACATCGAAGGAGTGTCGTTACACAATCTTCCAATTAAAGAGCTAAGGAATCTTCCCCTTGTCGAGGAACTCCAGAATATATATGCACTGCTTacgaaggggggggttgttcaCGGGGATCCAAGGCTCCACAACTTTCTACGTGTTAATAAGAGGATCGTTGCTATCGACTTTGAGTTTTCCCGGCCCCTTTCTAGCAAAATAACGAATGAGGATGAATTGGAGACCTTAAAGATCGAGATTGAGAAACGGAAAAGGCAGGCACAGGGGGCAGAATTGGAACATCCCGTTCAGGGGCCTGTCATTTTGAATAGTTTACGGGTGCGGGAATCTTCCGGCACGACGACCCATGACAAGCAGAGGGGTGACGAAAGACCTCTCTACCCCTGGGGCTCAGCTACCTAA
- a CDS encoding hypothetical protein (EggNog:ENOG503P4K9): MHPKEPPSLRCVVLAHGSTCLALTVKLGSPSPTAQRLPTESMKSTSTHWTTTTMTTATAATFHPFPRLPSELRARIWELSVEPRIVEVRVVHHDPSPVKVTDPDSWTDAWMKKRLPPVRHLRSHTPAPAQLHACSEAREHLSKYPNGGYQKAFSEIMTTATDGFDPVPEDDPQGERNRYVWFNFGIDVMSVGATDLHDFRAVAHQVRRLRLERELSSEYFSYTESKLFRKFGNLAEVHLVCLDGVLAGYGVTNDIYFPCGPENVYFVDPEEMGGKVMNSVDLDAMMDGECDEFDRME, from the exons ATGCATCCTAAAGAGCCTCCATCATTACGTTGCGTTGTATTGGCGCATGGGTCTACATGCTTGGCATTGACTGTCAAGCTAGGTAGCCCTTCCCCGACAG CCCAACGCTTACCGACGGAATCCATGAAGTCAACTTCCACACACTGGACGACCACAACCAtgaccaccgccaccgctgcGACgttccaccccttcccccgtcTGCCATCCGAGCTTCGGGCTCGTATCTGGGAGCTGAGCGTCGAACCCCGCATCGTCGAGGTGCGCGTGGTCCACCATGACCCGAGCCCCGTCAAGGTCACCGATCCAGACTCGTGGACGGACGCATGGATGAAGAAACGTCTGCCACCAGTGCGCCACCTTCGTTCCCACACCCCGGCGCCGGCCCAATTGCACGCTTGCAGTGAAGCCCGTGAGCACCTGAGCAAGTACCCCAACGGTGGATACCAAAAAGCCTTCTCAGAGATCATGACCACGGCTACCGACGGGTTCGACCCCGTGCCCGAGGACGACCCGCAGGGCGAGCGGAACCGCTATGTCTGGTTCAACTTTGGCATCGACGTGATGTCAGTTGGGGCGACGGATCTCCACGACTTTCGTGCTGTTGCCCACCAAGTCCGACGGCTGCGACTGGAGAGGGAGCTCTCTAGCGAGTATTTCTCCTACACCGAGTCGAAATTGTTCAGGAAGTTTGGCAACCTCGCCGAGGTTCATCTGGTCTGTCTGGACGGTGTGCTGGCGGGTTATGGGGTTACGAATGACATTTACTTTCCTTGCGGGCCTGAGAATGTATACTTTGTCGATCCTGAAGAGATGGGGGGCAAGGTGATGAACAGCGTTGATTTGGATgccatgatggatggagaGTGCGATGAATTTGACAGGATGGAGTGA
- a CDS encoding hypothetical protein (EggNog:ENOG503P76R): MKIPFALTLAFFITSVWAGGYQNCLERVWLFQAYLIDQHNPEADRQIGYQCTNWNNYQSKCIGNWVPCRGRQGRRQCNFDDFQLFLGNLRPGMAGVTQTVTRADRSLDVERTATNCLWTWRDHERPPYNFRGYKAVKHGRNNHNDFIYRIGQITNDNYNKPAVRAAAGAQAFRNVDDTLSKITTARVADHGRHLIPAARNALPGVTIWEKNFGPSPYYRDGYVPPAGVDPDERQWKTVDWEGTINSPFNPSDTRTRVRNWLNTYYRGNAANINARDHWQVLRSYKNISDRTNRCRKR; this comes from the coding sequence ATGAAGATCCCCTTTGCCCTTACTCTTGCCTTCTTCATCACATCAGTGTGGGCAGGGGGGTACCAAAACTGCCTCGAGAGGGTTTGGCTGTTTCAGGCCTATCTCATCGATCAACATAATCCCGAGGCAGACCGCCAGATTGGTTATCAGTGCACCAACTGGAACAACTACCAATCCAAATGTATAGGCAATTGGGTGCCTTGCCGGGGGAGACAGGGACGCCGCCAGTGCAACTTTGACGATTTCCAGCTCTTTTTGGGCAACCTGCGGCCGGGAATGGCCGGCGTGACACAGACTGTTACCAGGGCGGACCGCTCTCTGGACGTTGAGAGGACTGCGACCAACTGTCTCTGGACTTGGAGAGACCATGAGCGGCCCCCTTACAACTTCAGGGGATACAAGGCGGTCAAGCATGGACGCAATAATCACAACGACTTCATCTACCGGATCGGCCAGATCACCAACGACAACTACAACAAGCCAGCCGTGAGAGCGGCCGCCGGTGCGCAAGCCTTCCGCAACGTCGACGACACGCTGTCCAAGATCACCACAGCTCGTGTTGCAGACCACGGCCGTCACTTGATCCCCGCTGCCCGCAACGCTCTCCCCGGTGTTACGATCTGGGAAAAAAACTTTGGCCCGAGTCCGTACTATCGTGACGGCTATGTACCACCCGCCGGCGTCGATCCAGACGAGAGGCAGTGGAAGACGGTCGACTGGGAGGGTACCATCAACAGTCCCTTTAACCCTTCCGACACCCGCACTCGCGTCCGGAACTGGCTTAATACTTATTATCGGGGTAATGCTGCCAATATTAATGCCCGAGACCACTGGCAAGTACTCAGATCGTACAAGAATATCAGCGACCGGACAAACCGTTGCCGAAAGCGTTAG
- a CDS encoding hypothetical protein (EggNog:ENOG503PCTP; COG:D): MPYGLMGIIVEKKSAVLNLPGSREKQVPVNADHSSICKFDSPDDPECQLVLGTIAEELRRAVEPRHIIEPGPFSKEDQQCLKQLRLTDPRVDKLRIERTKGGLLQESYRWVLKNRDFQQWQKQGSGVGSKRGEGHDHNHGHGHDYDPESRLLWVKGDPGKGKTMLLCGIIDELSKSADSVLSFFFCQAADSRVNNATAVLRSLIYLFVDQQPSLLPHVRSEYDRAGETFCKDPNTWDTLTKILTSILRDPGLKMAYIVIDALDECVVDRVQLLKLILEKSSTSSRAKWVVSSRNWPQIEGLLGTIPQKSILSLELNVESVTAAVEAFIRHNVLYLSQLKGYDTEIENAVYHYLSSNADGTFLWVALVCQALADPNVQEWQTLDKLYVFPSGLDPLYERMMKYVNDLDDADLCKRILATVTVVRRPINLRELITLTEVPKNVLKKPEYLEKLIKLCGSFLHLREQVIYFVHQSAKDFLQGKAAHQASQKAFNLIFPQGPEDVHHIIFSRSLNAMSAILRRDSYGLKAPGFPIDKVQTPTSDPLATVRYSCVFWVDHLRDSISDKDALQRNTLDAIQTFVEQKYLYWLEALSLLRAISEGVIAIRQLDDLLGRTGSSQLNKLVWDAYRFTLAYGRVVEQAPLQAYTSAIVFAPTSSLVKRNFRADEPDWISTKPVVEANWNACLQTLEGHRDRVHSVAFSPDGQRLASGSDDKTVKIWDPASGQCLQTLEGHYGSVHSVAISPDGQRLASGSGNKTVKIWDPASGQCLQTLEGHHDWVNSVAFSPDSQRLASGSGDKTVRIWDPAWGQCLQTLEGHRGWVYSVTFSPDGQRLASGSRDKTVKIWDPASGQCLQTLEGHRDWVNSVAFSPDSQRLASGSGDKTVRIWDPASGQCLQTLEGDRGWVNSVAFSPDGQRLASGSSDKTVKIWDPALGQCLQTLEGHYGSVYSVAFSPDSQRLASGSGNKTVKIWDPTSGQYSQTLEGHHGSVYSVAFSPDGQRLASGSDDKTVKIWDPASGQYLQTLEGHRDWVDSVAFSPDGQRLASGSGDKTVKIWDPALGQCLQTLEGHYGSVHSVAFSPDGQRLASGSFDKTVKIWDPASGQCLQTLEGHRGWVNSVAFSPDGQRLASGSLDNTVKIWDLASGQCLQTLEGHRGWVDLVAFSPDGQRLASGSGDKTVKIWDPASGQCLQTLEGHRGSVDSVAFLLNVMESAFQPDNSVKDGYSLGQDESWITCNNKNALWLPSEYRPSSSTIQGRMISIGCSSGRVFTISFSRDV, from the exons ATGCCGTATGGGCTAATGGGCATC ATTGTCGAGAAGAAATCGGCAGTGTTGAACCTGCCCGGCTCGCGTGAGAAACAAGTCCCTGTCAACGCCGACCACAGCTCAATTTGCAAGTTCGATTCACCTGACGATCCGGAGTGTCAGCTGGTTCTGGGAACAATTGCAGAGGAGCTACGTCGTGCCGTAGAGCCACGTCATATTATAGAGCCAGGAC CGTTCTCAAAGGAGGACCAGCAATGCCTAAAGCAGCTGCGCCTTACCGATCCGCGCGTCGATAAGCTACGGATTGAACGCACTAAAGGCGGTCTCTTGCAGGAGTCATATCGCTGGGTCCTCAAGAACCGTGACTTTCAGCAATGGCAAAAACAGGGCAGCGGCGTCGGCAGTAAACGCGGAGAGGGCCATGACCATAACCACGGCCACGGCCACGACTATGATCCAGAGAGCCGGCTCCTCTGGGTGAAGGGCGACcccggcaagggcaagacaATGCTGCTATGCGGTATTATTGACGAGTTAAGCAAATCCGCCGACTCTGTTttgtctttcttcttctgtcaGGCCGCCGATTCTCGTGTCAATAATGCTACTGCCGTACTCCGCAGCCTAATCTACCTGTTTGTCGACCAACAACCatctcttctccctcatgTACGGAGTGAGTACGACCGCGCTGGAGAAACCTTCTGCAAAGATCCAAATACCTGGGACACCTTAACGAAAATCTTGACTAGCATTCTGAGAGACCCAGGCCTAAAAATGGCTTATATTGTCATTGACGCCCTTGATGAATGCGTGGTCGACCGGGTGCAACTCCTCAAGTTGATTCTCGAGAAGTCATCTACTTCCTCCCGTGCCAAATGGGTTGTCTCTAGCCGCAACTGGCCACAAATTGAGGGACTGTTGGGAACAATACCGCAAAAGTCAATACTAAGCCTCGAGTTGAACGTCGAAtccgtcaccgccgccgtcgaaGCGTTTATTCGGCATAATGTTCTGTACCTTTCACAACTGAAAGGTTACGACACCGAGATAGAGAATGCCGTATATCACTATCTCTCTTCCAACGCAGATGGGACCTTCCTCTGGGTCGCCTTGGTCTGCCAGGCACTCGCCGACCCGAACGTTCAAGAATGGCAAACGCTAGACAAGCTATACGTATTCCCGTCAGGGTTAGACCCTTTATATGAGCGAATGATGAAGTATGTTAACGACTTGGACGATGCGGACCTTTGTAAGCGAATTCTTGCTACCGTTACCGTTGTTCGCCGACCCATTAACCTGCGTGAGCTTATTACACTCACCGAAGTGCCAAAGAACGTTTTAAAGAAACCGGAGTACCTGGAAAAACTTATAAAGCTTTGTGGCTCGTTTTTACATCTCCGAGAACAAGTTATTTACTTCGTCCACCAATCAGCCAAAGACTTCCTACAAGGAAAGGCCGCGCACCAAGCTTCTCAAAAGGCTTTCAACTTGATCTTCCCTCAAGGGCCGGAAGATGTACACCACATCATCTTCTCAAGGTCGCTCAATGCGATGTCCGCGATATTGCGACGCGATAGCTACGGCTTAAAGGCACCGGGATTCCCAATTGACAAGGTTCAAACGCCAACTTCGGACCCACTGGCTACAGTACGGTACTCATGCGTTTTCTGGGTTGACCATCTCCGCGACTCGATTTCCGATAAAGACGCGCTGCAACGTAACACATTAGATGCGATCCAGACTTTCGTTGAGCAGAAATATCTTTACTGGCTCGAAGCTCTCAGTTTACTCCGAGCAATATCGGAAGGTGTTATCGCCATAAGACAGCTTGACGATCTACTG GGACGTACCGGTAGCAGCCAACTTAACAAACTTGTTTGGGATGCATACCGGTTTACTCTGGCTTACGGACGGGTAGTAGAGCAAGCCCCTCTTCAAGCGTACACGTCAGCGATTGTATTCGCCCCAACTAGTAGTTTGGTAAAGAGAAATTTCAGGGCAGATGAGCCTGACTGGATTAGTACCAAGCCGGTTGTAGAAGCGAATTGGAATGCATGCCTACAGACATTAGAAGGCCATCGCGACCGGGTTCACTCGGTCGCCTTCTCGCCGGATGGCCAGCGGCTTGCCTCGGGCTCGGACGATAAAacggtcaagatctgggatcccgCGTCGGGGCAGTGTTTACAGACGTTAGAAGGCCATTACGGCTCGGTTCACTCGGTTGCCATTTCGCCGGATGGCCAGCGGCTCGCCTCGGGCTCGGGTAATAAAacggtcaagatctgggatcccgCGTCGGGGCAGTGTTTACAGACGCTAGAAGGCCATCACGACTGGGTTAACTCGGTCGCCTTCTCACCGGATAGCCAGCGGCTcgcctcgggctcgggcGATAAAACGGTCAGGATCTGGGATCCCGCGTGGGGGCAGTGTTTACAGACGTTAGAAGGCCATCGCGGCTGGGTTTACTCGGTCACCTTTTCGCCGGATGGCCAGCGGCTTGCCTCGGGCTCGCGCGATAAAacggtcaagatctgggatcccgCGTCGGGGCAGTGTTTACAGACGCTAGAAGGCCATCGCGACTGGGTTAACTCGGTCGCCTTCTCACCGGATAGCCAGCGGCTCGCCTCGGGCTCTGGCGATAAAACGGTCAGGATCTGGGATCCCGCGTCGGGGCAGTGTCTACAGACGTTAGAGGGCGATCGCGGCTGGGTTAACTCGGTCGCCTTTTCGCCGGATGGCCAGCGGCTTGCCTCGGGCTCGAGCGATAAAacggtcaagatctgggatcccgCGTTGGGGCAGTGTTTACAGACGTTAGAAGGCCATTACGGCTCGGTTTACTCGGTTGCCTTTTCGCCGGATAGCCAGCGGCTcgcctcgggctcgggcAATAAAacggtcaagatctgggatcccACGTCGGGGCAGTATTCACAGACGTTAGAAGGCCATCACGGCTCGGTTTACTCGGTCGCCTTTTCGCCGGATGGCCAGCGGCTTGCCTCGGGCTCGGACGATAAAacggtcaagatctgggatcccgCGTCGGGGCAGTATTTACAGACGTTAGAAGGCCATCGCGACTGGGTTGACTCGGTCGCCTTCTCACCGGACGGCCAGCGGCTTGCCTCGGGCTCGGGCGATAAAacggtcaagatctgggatcccgCGTTGGGGCAGTGTTTACAGACGTTAGAAGGCCATTACGGCTCGGTTCACTCGGTCGCCTTTTCGCCGGATGGCCAGCGGCTCGCCTCGGGCTCGTTCGATAAAACGGTtaagatctgggatcccgCGTCGGGGCAGTGTTTACAGACGTTAGAAGGCCATCGCGGCTGGGTTAACTCAGTCGCCTTTTCGCCGGATGGCCAGCGGCTCGCCTCGGGCTCGCTCGATAATacggtcaagatctgggatctcGCGTCGGGGCAGTGTTTACAGACGTTAGAAGGCCATCGCGGCTGGGTTGACTTGGTCGCCTTTTCGCCGGATGGCCAGCGGCTcgcctcgggctcgggcGATAAAACGGTgaagatctgggatcccgCGTCGGGGCAGTGTTTACAGACGTTAGAAGGCCATCGCGGCTCGGTTGACTCGGTCGCCTTCTTACTAAATGTAATGGAAAGCGCGTTTCAGCCGGATAATTCGGTGAAGGATGGGTATAGCTTGGGGCAGGATGAGTCGTGGATTACTTGCAATAACAAGAATGCACTGTGGTTACCATCAGAATACCGCCCGAGCTCTTCCACCATTCAAGGGCGGATGATATCTATCGGCTGTTCATCGGGACGAGTTTTCACTATTAGCTTCTCACGTGATGTTTAA